The following coding sequences lie in one Salmo salar chromosome ssa13, Ssal_v3.1, whole genome shotgun sequence genomic window:
- the LOC106568207 gene encoding forkhead box protein N4, translating into MSISNPHSNQDLLQQPNSFPKPIYSYSCLIAMALKNSRTGSLPVSEIYGFMKEHFPYFKTAPDGWKNSVRHNLSLNKCFQKEENKQGGSSSTRKGCLWALNPAKINKMEEEMQKWKRKDLTAIRRSMANPDELDRLITDRPDGCRRNPCDPRMTCLPSSPCGSPLSGLLQASLPFYLQAQNPTLLVDPSSPVPARTPPLHAVPDYSHTPFIQQQPCRQANSHSLYSLHPDVTADVDALDPSIMEFAGSLWEGVREEGFSLESMFNHSPLCLSDCELPGPTTGQPLVDLQVSGLYTTLDPAPAVPFQYITTTEPGGQAVALL; encoded by the exons ATGAGCATCAGCAATCCCCACAGCAACCAGGATCTCCTACAACAACCTAATTCCTTCCCCAAACCTATCTACTCCTACAG CTGCCTGATTGCTATGGCTCTGAAGAACAGCCGGACAGGCAGCCTCCCTGTCAGTGAGATCTACGGCTTCATGAAGGAGCACTTCCCTTACTTCAAG ACGGCGCCTGACGGCTGGAAGAACTCTGTGAGACACAACCTGTCTCTGAACAAGTGCTTTCAAAAGGAAGAGAACAAGCAGGGAGGCTCCTCCTCCACTCGTAAGGGCTGTCTGTGGGCCCTCAACCCAGCCAAGATCAACAAGATGGAGGAAGAGATGCAGAAGTGGAAACGCAAGGACCTGACTGCCATCCGCCGCAGTATGGCCAACCCAG ATGAGCTGGACAGGCTGATCACAGACCGACCGGACGGCTGTCGGAGGAACCCTTGTGATCCCAGGATGACGTGTCTCCCCTCTAGCCCCTGTGGTTCCCCTCTGTCTGGGCTTCTGCAGGCATCCCTCCCCTTCTACCTCCAGGCCCAGAATCCCACTCTGCTAGTAGACCCCAGTTCCCCTGTTCCCGCCCGGACCCCTCCCCTCCACGCTGTCCCAGACTACTCCCACACCCCCTTCATCCAGCAGCAGCCCTGCAGACAAGCCAACAGCCACAGTCTGTACAGCCTCCACCCTGACGTCACAGCAGATGTGGACGCTCTGGACCCTAGTATCATGGAGTTTGCCG GGAGCCTatgggagggggtgagagaggagggctTCAGCCTTGAGAGTATGTTTAACCACTCTCCTCtgtgcctgtctgactgtgagctGCCTGGCCCCACCACTGGACAGCCCCTGGTGGACCTACAGGTTTCAGGGCTGTACACCACCCTGGACCCGGCACCTGCTGTCCCCTTCCAGTACATCACCACCACAGAGCCCGGGGGCCAAGCCGTCGCCCTGCTCTGA